In Brassica napus cultivar Da-Ae chromosome A3, Da-Ae, whole genome shotgun sequence, the sequence aACAATCTACTTTTAATTAAACTTCTAATTATATGGAATGTGAATTCTACTAATTgtaaagttagttttttttctcataATGCAGTTTCAACTTTTATGAAGTATTCTAAGATTCTCAGAATACGAAATCTAGACAATACTCATACGTACGTCTACATGAGGTAGAATCTGCTTATGGAATTTTTGTCTTGGTTTTACGTAGTGTAGAAAATgccttctacggataagaaaaccTGATTTTGGCAAAAATTATGGAAGtttcagttaagaaaatatattctaaaaatatttgtaatattctaaCTTTTCTAAAACGTATATgcactttttctttttattaatttttttttattatttttaaacgtTTTCtccctttttaataaaaagataaactttttaaattttacgtatgtaaaaatttaaaattaaactttgtaaaacgtttttaattaaaataaaactttgtaaaacgtttttaataaaaataaaactttgtgaaacgttttaataaaaataaacttttaaactttctaaaaataaaaataagactagaaatttttttaataaaaaacgttttacaaagttcatttttataaaaaaatttaaaacttttattaaactttttaataaaaaagctaaacttttcaattttaatattttaaaacgtgtttttttctctttattaaactttttaaaactcaattaaattttaaattgtgtttaatgtgtttaatttgattaatcaaGGGTTAGTTTAggaattatgaaaaaaaattatactaaaagGAAAATTTAAAGATGGTATTATACCAAAGGAACAACCATGCTGgtttttttgtttcgttttgGTAATTTTTCCTAATATACagtaaaacatttataaattaataatgttggcaatttaaaattttattagattCTTTTTTagattcatttctatttttaattatgtttatttataaaatacaaaaaatatttgattttaccgtatatacattatttaaattttagaagtttgatttttatattgttttattatcttatttggagtatatttttatgtttcatagaattGTTATGtgattttgatataattttactatatattatcaaaatatattgaaatgttaagaaaaatagAGGTCTttttattgtgaatataaaatcaacaaataatgtttagtttgtaattatataatatatatatatatatatattaatttatagtttaatgggactatatatttatatgggagttttaaaaatattattattttatttttttatcgatttatgtcatattttacaCCGGTTCAAGTTGGGAccggtaaaatttattattttataaaaattattaatttactgAGTATTAATACATAGAGATTCTACTGTGTATCCTCGTTGGAACGAGTGAGAGAGAACCCTAATAAGTATCTTTTCTACCAGTCGGACAGAggttaaacataaaatatgtaGAAGAAGATCAATTTAGTGTGATTCCGAGATCAACTGATTTATCAAGAGTATCTCCGTAGACTTTTGTGGCTTAGCCATTCTACCAGTGTTGTTTCGTGTTTAGATAGTTAATGTGTCAGAGTTTCATATACTTCTCATTGGTTCTAAATGAAACCTCATCCCAAGGTTCACCGTTTATCTTTTTGTTGGATTGTTGTTCGTATCAAACATTGGGTTTAATATACTTCTTGTCGGGTCTACACGAGCCTAATTAAGGAAATTTAGGATTATATCATTACCACCTTGAAGTGTAAGGTCTTGGAAGGATCTGAACCAAGTGATCATAAACTTGATCAGGGTAGCATCAAGTGGTATCAACTGATCATAACCTTTCTGGTATCGAGCTTTAAAGTAATGGAAGATTTGCacataaaaaaatctaacaaggAAGGCTTGGTCAATCCGGTGCCGGCCAAATCTGCAATATGACTATTTTCTTCCTTATTCTCTTGATTTTCCATCTGATTCTTTGGTGAAAAGTTCTAAGATTTATTGATAGTTCTCTTTCACTGAAGAGAATCATTTGCTTGAGAGATCTAGAGAGAAAACACCTCGTGAGCTTTTTTTTACTTCTAACTTGTTTATTTAGTAATCGCAAGAACAAGATGTTCGGTTAAAAGGAGAAGTAGACAGAAGAAGATCCCACAGAATTACAGATTTAATTCTTCTACAAAAGCtttgtttggaaaaaaaagtaaaagtttttgagAAAAGATAACACATTGGCTTTTTACAAGTTTGATTATGTGCAGGAAAAGACGCAACCAACCAGGCTACTGAATATGCCTGTTATGAGAAGCATAGAACAGTCTAACCGTCCAGAGATGAAGAAAGTCATGACTATAGCCGTGATGAGAAAATGATTTCTCAGTGATGTAGAAAAATTGATGATCGGTTCAGTAGACAACACTACTAGTCTGCTATGCAGACTTGGAGAAAGAGTGGCGACAAGAATTTAATGTTGTGAGAAGAACAATCAAAAGAGAACAGCCACGTGTCTATCCTTAGCAGCTGATGCAATGAACCATGAGCCAAGTTGTTCAAAGGATACATCGGCTAGTCAAGAGCCAAAAGCAAAACTGCTTTTACCCCTCAGCCAAGAAACTAGAGGTAAAATCAAAACTACTACCTTAAAAAGTGTGCTAATGAATCTCTTATGTGTTAAGGCAgaaagcaagatacaaatgacgTGGCCATGGTTCTTAAGAACAACAATGTGGAAAAAGATAATTTTCAGACTCTTTACCATCTTCCGAATTAAACGCCCCTAGTCAAAGGAGATTTGTTGGTGACCGGACGAGTTTTGAATGTTCAATCCAAAAAGTAGGTAATGAATAACGTGAGAACATGTTCCACACTAGATATTTGGTTCATAACAGAGTGAGCAGCCTTTCATTGATAGAGCAGTTAGCAATGTGACGAGTTCAAACAATGGTGAAGAAGCTTTGTTTGGAAACTAAGAGGCATCACGAAGCTTCAATGGTTGACACAAtggaaaatttgttttatttatttgtcaaCTAAGTGTCGCCTttcaaaacctaaaaataaattcCACTcagtttggttttgtttcttgTCAATTATCCTTTAAGAAATGGGAAGAGATACCCAAGTGAACCAGACCCCACCATCTCTCTTAATCATGGGGTAAGTTTCTAAAGCGAACCCTCAAGTTTCTGTCTCCACTatcttcttgttttttctttcctaaacttttttttttttagaaaaattaaaacagaATAATATTCATGATAAACACAAGCACTACGACTACTAGGtgataacaaattaaaaaggaaTTTTCCCAATTGGCCACTTGCACTTTTTACCCAATAAATACCCTCATaatctctcttctccttcttcaagaAACTCATTGCTCTCTCCAAATACTAAAACTGATACTACAGAACAAAGGAAGGAGATGCTGAAGATGTTATCTGtgttacgacgaaacctccaaAGTCTTCGAAAAAGTCCGCGTGTTGCTGATGAAAGTGCGTTGCCTTCAACGACCGTTAACGGAGACAGGAGAGAAAACGGCGTGATGATGAAGTTTCCGTTATCGATCATGTCATGCTTTGCGGTTCCACGTGGTAGCAGGACTGATGGTGTGTGGGTGTCGGGAGATTACGGAAGGGTCTCGGAGGTTAACCATCTCATGGTTTGTGATGGCATGAGATACGCTCTCTTAATGTAATTATCCACTTTTGTCTCTATACTCtctatacatcgatcgatcgttCTTCAGTACCCATTtggtttgcttcttcttttgttgaTGGATGGTTTTAGTTACTATTTAGGGAATCTAGTGAGAGATATACAGTGGGTTTTCATTTcaccctttttttcttttcttgcgTCCATGAGGCGTTTGTTAATCCAGAAGATTTCATAGGAATATTTAACTTTTctctttagcaaaaaaataatattttaaatttttttactttgaCATTTAACCCCAATTAGGGCAATTGGCCTGAACGCTGAAACCTTTTAATGTCTAGTGTTATTGGTAAGATAACTACCCACGGTCATGTTTTATTATACAACTTGGACAATTTTGaacttgataaaaaaaactattaaaatagtGCTAGATCGATGTGTTAGATAAAATATGTGCacatattatttattggtcAAAGATCATCCAGCTGCAAAAATGATAATGATTTATTTTGCCAAGAATTGGATTATttgtcatataattttttttaggtcAACATGTTAATTAAGATTTATTACAAttgaatttatagaaaatatatagtaaactaGTAGcggaaaaatgaaaaacatctaAACATCACTATGCAAAACGCAACAAATGACTATGAAAAGTTAAAAAGGACTTAACACAAACGAGTAGAAAAACCAGTCTTTAAAAACTTCGACCGCTACATGAGTTGCGAAGGAGAGTTTCTCTTAGCTGCTTAGCTGCCATGAGTTACAGATTTAAGGTTGTTAATTACCCAAAATCTCATCCGCTCCTACTGCTTCATTCAAGTTCTGACTCTACTAATCTGCCAAACAAGTCAAACGACTACAAACTCCCTTTGAAACAAGATGATAATGCTAACAGAAAGAAAACTTGGCTTGGTCGAACCCCGAGATCCTGGATAATTTATCATACAGAATATTAGATAATAAAGAAAAGtgtgttgcacaaaaaaaaagtgttacaATCGTGTACTTTTTTAGTTATGGCTTACTATAAAAATTGGTCAACATGCATTCTACGGCTTTAGTTTCGAGTAATGACAAATCAATGGGATTAGTTCAAACCATTATCCCAATACAGTATTATATACTTTAACAAAATAGAGCTTATACGTTAAATCACTTTGCGTTAACCTCAACATTACTATGACGTTAAATCACTTTGACTATTAGAGCTtaatagatataaatataatcgAGTTGGTATAGTCTGATCCACCAAAGTTTGTCGTCTAGTCATTTGTGTTACTAACGCTGTTGTATTATAATAGTGTGTGTAAACTGTAGATGATAACAAAAATTGGTGTAACATGATTGGTTAAAGATGGGTCAAAAATGAAGTTTACCTAACGCGGGATAGTAACAGGATGCGGAAATACTCATGTCCATGTTTAGTGCGACACAGCATGAACCGACCCTTTTTTAATAAAtcactagattctgacccgccctTAAAAGGgcggatatat encodes:
- the LOC106444237 gene encoding uncharacterized protein LOC106444237, producing MLKMLSVLRRNLQSLRKSPRVADESALPSTTVNGDRRENGVMMKFPLSIMSCFAVPRGSRTDGVWVSGDYGRVSEVNHLMVCDGMRYALLM